Below is a window of Saccharomonospora viridis DSM 43017 DNA.
CGGGCTCACCGACCTGTCGTGGTTGCCGCCTGGTGAGCACGTGTTGATCTGGCGCGCCTCCGAGGTGCTCAAGCGCAGTGACCTCAAGTCGTACCTCGCGGTGCACAGCGTGCTCTCCGATGCGCAGCGCGCGCTGGCCCCGCGTGAGGGACGTCGGGACGGACGTCAGCTGACCGTGGTCCTGGCCGACTGACCGCCGTGGGCCCATCACACGGATGGGCCCACGGCGACTCACCGGTCCTCGGAGGTCAGGAACGTTCGGGAACCCAGTTCGGGAGGCGTTTCTCGGTGAACGCCGCGATTCCCTCCTGGCCTTCCTCACCGGCGAAGAACTGTGCGGAGAGCGCCTGCATCTTCTCGAAGGTCTCGGGCATGGTGCGCGCCGTCTCGCCCTGGAGCAGTTCCTTCGTCGCGGCCAGGGCGGTCGGAGCTCCGAGGGAGAGCGAAAAGACGTAGCGTTCGACGGTGGCGTCCAGTTCGTCGGCGGGAACGGCGGCGTTGAGCAGACCGATCTCAGCGGCCCGTCGGGCGTCGAACACCTCGCCTGTGAGGAACAGTTCGTGGGCGGCGCGGGCGCCGATGCGGGGCAACACGGTCACCGAGATCACGGCCGGTACGACACCGATACGGACCTCGGTGAAGGCGAACGTGGCGTCTTCCACCGCGACGGCGATGTCGGCGGCGGCGACCAACCCGACGCCACCCGCCCGCGCCGGACCCGCGAGTTTGGCGATCACCGGCTTCGGGCTCGTCCACAGCCGCTGCAGCAGGGCGGGGAAGTCGTTGACGCCTTGCTGGCCGGCATGCGCGCCCTTGGCCTCCTTGAGGTCCATTCCGGCGCAGAAGACCGGACCGGTGTGGTCGAGCACGATCACGCGCACGGTGTCGTCGTCGATGGCTCGGTCCAGGCTCGCGGCGAGTTGTGCTCGCAGCGGGGCGGACAGCGCGTTGCGGTTGTGCGGGGAGTCCAAGGTGATCGTGGCGACCCCCGTCGCGGTGGTGTAGTGCACCAGTTCGTCAGCCATGCCCATACCTTGGCACACGACTTCCCCGCGTAACCGTGTCCGCAGACTCCGTAGTCGTGTCCGCAGCCTATGCAGCCGTGTCCGCAGGTTGCGTAGTCGTGTCCGAACGGGGCGGGGCGTCGCATGCGACACATGTCGCTGTGCTGCACGGTCATTGCCGCTGCCGCACACTGAAAAGTCATGCGGACACCTCGTGTCCCCTCGTCACCGCTGCTGACGAGAGGGGCTTCCCACCGTGAGTAGTGTGGTCACACAGTTGTGGCCGCTGTGGCTTGCTGTCGTGGTGTTCCTCGCCGCCGGAGGCGTCACCGTGGTGTGCAGCATCCGGCTGGTAGGCCTCGGTGACACACTGGCCGACCGCACCGGGTGGGGCGAAGCGCTCTTCGGCGCCGTGTTCTTCGGATTGGTGACCTCACTGTCCGGCATCGTGATGACCGCCGCCACCGCGGCGGCGAACCTACCTCAACTGGCGTACAGCAACGCCGTCGGGGGAATCGCGGTGCAGACACTGGCGATCGTGGCCGCCGATGCCGCCCACCGCAGGGTCAACCTGGAATACGCCGCCGCCTCGGAACTGAATCTGCTGTTCGGTTGCTTGTTGATCGTGTTGCTCAGTACGGCGTTGTTGGGTTCGTTCAGCCCCGAGCTGACCGTGCTCGGCATCCATCCCGTGTCACCGATCATGGTGGCGTTCTATTTCGGTGGGTTGAAGCTGATCCAGGGCCGTGAGGGGCCGATGTGGACGGCCGTGGTCACCCGGGAGACCAGGCTGGACCGTCCCGAGGAGGATGATCCGTTCGGCACGCGGTCGTCGAAGTCGCTCGCGGGCGAGTTCGCGGCCATCGCGGTCGTGGCCGTGCTCGGCGGATGGGCGGTGGCGCGGGCGGCGGAAAGCGTCGTGACGATGACGGGGCTGAGTGAGGGGTTCGTGGGCGGCGTCCTCATGGGAGGGGTCAACGCCTTGCCCGAGACGGTGACGGCGATCACCGCGGTACGTCGGGGTGCGTTGACGTTGGCGGTGGCGGCCGTGATCGGGGGGAACAGTCTCGATGCGTTGAACCTCGTCGTGGGCGACGTCGCGTTCCGTGGCGGGTCGCTGTTCCACGCGGCTGGGACCGACCAACTGTTCCTCACCACGGTTGCTTTGTTGATGACGGCCGTGCTGTTGGGTGGTCTGTTGCTGCGGCAGCGTCTCGGTTGGTGGCGGTTGGGGTTCGACGGCGTGCTGCTCGCGGTGATCTACGGCGGTACGGTGATCACACTTCTGTACTGATCCCCCAGGCTGCGGACACGACTACGTAACTTGCGGACACGGCTGCGTAACTTGCGGACACGACTGCACAGGCTGCGGACACGGTCTCAGGTGGGGCGGTGGTCTCGTGGTGTCGCGAGGGCCGTGGAGTAGCGACGGCGTATCACCTCGGCGATCGTCGGTTCCGCGCCGAGGGGTGCGGCGATCCTCGCGTCGGGCACCGAGGCACGCACCGCGTCCCGAACGCGGTCCGGCAGGAGGCCGGGCGCCAGGAACCAGGACGCCACCGCGAATCGCCGGGCACCGCGTGCGCGTAGTGCCGCGAGCGCGGCCGGAACATCGGGTTGGGTGCTGCTCGCGAACACCGGGGTGGCCATGAAACCGTGGCGCTCCTCCCAGCTCTCGGCGAGCCGCCCCACGGCGGCGTTCGCGGGGGCGTGGGAGGATCCCACGGCCGCCACCAGCACGCCGAGCCGGGGGTCGGTCACGTCCGCGCCGGTCTCCCGCACGCGTCGTAAGGCGAGTTCGCCCAGCACCGGGTCGGGGCCGAGGACGTCCGACACCGTCACCTGAAGGTGCGGGAGTCGGTCGGTGAGTCGAGCCACGATCCCCGGTAGGTCCACGCGTGCGTGATAGGCGTCGCCGAGCAACAGCGGAACCACCACGACGTGCCGATGTCCTTCCGCGTGCAGCTCGATGAGCAGATCCGGCAATGGGGGGTCGGACAGGTCGAGAAACGCCGTTCGCACGAGCACGTGAGGCATGCCCGCCCGTACCAGCTCCACGAGTGCGCGCACGGTGGTGGCCGACCTCGGGTCCCGACTGCCGTGCGCGACGGCGACGAGCGGGGGCGGGCACTGCGTGGTCACGGTGGTGTGTGCCCTCACGCGCCGAGTGCGGTGAACCGTTCACCGACGAGTCCGGCGGCAAGGGTGTCGCCACTGGCCGGATCGATCACCAGGAACGCGCCCGTACGCGGATTGTGGCCGTAGTCGTCCACGGGGATCTCCTCGGACAGGCGGAGCCGCACCGAGGCGATCTCGTTGAGCTCCAGGCTGTCGAGGTCGTCAACGGTGGCCAGGGTCTGTTCGTCGAAGCGGGACTTCAGCCTCTCCACCAGTGCCTGAACGGTGCGTGTGCCGTGTTTGACGAGTACCCTCGCCCCCGGTGTGAGCGGTTTGGTCGACAACCAGCACAACGTGGCGTCGAACTCGTCCGTCACGGTCGGAGTGTGCGCACCGGCCGCGGCGAGCAG
It encodes the following:
- a CDS encoding barstar family protein, with protein sequence MTVKAKPDLKTVAEQARARGAYTHVVDTAEHPDRGSTLNAIAAALSFPDHFGRNLDTLYDGLTDLSWLPPGEHVLIWRASEVLKRSDLKSYLAVHSVLSDAQRALAPREGRRDGRQLTVVLAD
- a CDS encoding enoyl-CoA hydratase-related protein, producing MADELVHYTTATGVATITLDSPHNRNALSAPLRAQLAASLDRAIDDDTVRVIVLDHTGPVFCAGMDLKEAKGAHAGQQGVNDFPALLQRLWTSPKPVIAKLAGPARAGGVGLVAAADIAVAVEDATFAFTEVRIGVVPAVISVTVLPRIGARAAHELFLTGEVFDARRAAEIGLLNAAVPADELDATVERYVFSLSLGAPTALAATKELLQGETARTMPETFEKMQALSAQFFAGEEGQEGIAAFTEKRLPNWVPERS
- a CDS encoding sodium:calcium antiporter, which gives rise to MVTQLWPLWLAVVVFLAAGGVTVVCSIRLVGLGDTLADRTGWGEALFGAVFFGLVTSLSGIVMTAATAAANLPQLAYSNAVGGIAVQTLAIVAADAAHRRVNLEYAAASELNLLFGCLLIVLLSTALLGSFSPELTVLGIHPVSPIMVAFYFGGLKLIQGREGPMWTAVVTRETRLDRPEEDDPFGTRSSKSLAGEFAAIAVVAVLGGWAVARAAESVVTMTGLSEGFVGGVLMGGVNALPETVTAITAVRRGALTLAVAAVIGGNSLDALNLVVGDVAFRGGSLFHAAGTDQLFLTTVALLMTAVLLGGLLLRQRLGWWRLGFDGVLLAVIYGGTVITLLY
- a CDS encoding sirohydrochlorin chelatase, whose amino-acid sequence is MRAHTTVTTQCPPPLVAVAHGSRDPRSATTVRALVELVRAGMPHVLVRTAFLDLSDPPLPDLLIELHAEGHRHVVVVPLLLGDAYHARVDLPGIVARLTDRLPHLQVTVSDVLGPDPVLGELALRRVRETGADVTDPRLGVLVAAVGSSHAPANAAVGRLAESWEERHGFMATPVFASSTQPDVPAALAALRARGARRFAVASWFLAPGLLPDRVRDAVRASVPDARIAAPLGAEPTIAEVIRRRYSTALATPRDHRPT